One Candidatus Cloacimonadota bacterium genomic region harbors:
- the folK gene encoding 2-amino-4-hydroxy-6-hydroxymethyldihydropteridine diphosphokinase: MEVYLSLGSNVGDRLQTIISAIEELQKHPKIFDLKASRMYLTEPYGLAKQPDFINCAVRIETVLSARDILQEINIIEKDFGRRREIRWGARTLDIDILFFGNQVIQEPDLIIPHPQIHKRAFILQPLHELCPDLVHPVLHKTVRTLLENLTDNVTLSHR, from the coding sequence ATGGAAGTCTATTTATCGCTCGGCTCTAATGTCGGCGATCGTCTTCAAACAATCATCTCTGCTATAGAAGAACTGCAAAAACATCCGAAGATCTTTGATCTAAAAGCAAGCAGAATGTACCTTACAGAGCCATACGGTTTGGCAAAACAACCCGATTTCATCAACTGTGCTGTCAGAATTGAAACTGTATTATCGGCACGTGATATCTTACAGGAGATAAATATCATTGAAAAGGATTTTGGAAGAAGGAGAGAGATCAGATGGGGTGCCCGAACACTCGATATCGATATCCTCTTCTTTGGTAATCAGGTTATTCAGGAACCTGACTTGATAATCCCTCACCCGCAAATTCACAAAAGAGCTTTTATTCTACAACCTTTGCATGAATTGTGTCCAGATTTGGTGCATCCTGTTTTGCATAAAACTGTAAGAACACTTCTGGAAAATTTAACTGATAACGTTACATTGAGTCATAGATAA
- a CDS encoding SoxR reducing system RseC family protein: MSKIEALEDEIAIVKEVYDDEVLIQIERKGTCRSCSMNMLCMGRENKAEFRVPSKLSLKVGDRVKLHISPASRMISSFLIFIFPIIMMLLFFLTARYLLGLSENLSILSSFLGLLVSGIIIIYADRKSADKIRVEILEKV; the protein is encoded by the coding sequence ATGTCAAAGATAGAAGCATTAGAAGATGAAATTGCAATAGTCAAAGAGGTTTATGATGATGAGGTGCTTATTCAGATAGAGAGAAAAGGTACCTGTCGTTCATGTAGTATGAATATGCTCTGTATGGGGCGGGAAAACAAAGCAGAATTCCGAGTACCCAGCAAGTTATCGTTAAAAGTGGGAGATCGCGTTAAACTGCATATCAGTCCAGCATCACGCATGATATCTTCTTTCCTGATCTTTATCTTCCCCATCATAATGATGCTGCTCTTTTTTCTAACAGCCCGATATTTGCTCGGATTATCAGAAAACCTATCGATCTTGAGCTCATTTTTAGGTTTGCTGGTTAGTGGAATAATTATTATCTATGCCGACAGAAAAAGTGCTGACAAGATCAGAGTCGAAATTTTAGAGAAGGTCTAA
- a CDS encoding NTP transferase domain-containing protein, with the protein MKRKCGALILAAGKGTRMKSDRAKVIFKLAEKEMVRRVTERALQLDCDPIGIVVGYQKDEVIAAIPHNDKVSFIEQIEQQGTGHAVMVTAELFQDFEGDMFILCGDIPLLSKETLMNLLKTHQDNNAACTVLTIKLPDPAAYGRIVRNSEDQIIKIVEYKDATETERKINEINTGIYCFDCRLLFQALKEINNDNKQSEYYLTDTLEVLNRRQKKVIGLVTDKQSEITGINSQKELAELETEFYRRIKNHWLNNGVSIENPESVIIGEDVIIEPDVEIDIGTVIKGKSIIKKRTKIGAYCYLENVLLGSDIVLEGYNILKNTQISENELLSFQEIRIND; encoded by the coding sequence ATGAAACGAAAATGCGGAGCTCTGATCCTTGCTGCCGGTAAAGGAACGAGGATGAAATCAGATAGGGCAAAAGTCATCTTCAAACTGGCAGAGAAAGAGATGGTACGACGTGTTACTGAGAGAGCTCTACAATTAGATTGTGATCCCATCGGTATCGTTGTCGGTTATCAAAAAGATGAAGTTATTGCGGCTATCCCTCATAATGATAAGGTCTCCTTTATCGAGCAAATCGAACAACAGGGAACCGGGCATGCAGTTATGGTTACAGCTGAGCTGTTTCAAGACTTCGAAGGTGATATGTTTATTCTCTGTGGTGATATTCCTTTACTCAGCAAAGAAACGTTAATGAATTTATTAAAAACTCATCAAGATAATAACGCCGCTTGTACGGTACTGACTATCAAACTACCCGATCCGGCAGCTTATGGTCGCATAGTTAGAAACAGTGAAGATCAAATAATTAAGATAGTAGAGTACAAAGACGCTACTGAAACAGAGAGAAAGATCAATGAAATCAATACCGGCATTTATTGTTTTGATTGCAGATTACTGTTTCAAGCTCTAAAAGAGATCAATAATGATAACAAGCAGAGTGAATACTACCTGACAGATACTTTGGAAGTTCTTAACAGAAGGCAGAAAAAAGTTATTGGCTTAGTTACCGACAAACAATCAGAGATAACCGGAATAAATTCTCAAAAAGAACTCGCCGAACTGGAAACTGAGTTTTACCGAAGAATAAAGAACCACTGGCTCAATAATGGTGTTAGTATCGAAAATCCCGAATCTGTGATTATCGGTGAAGATGTAATAATTGAGCCAGATGTTGAAATAGATATAGGAACAGTTATAAAAGGCAAGAGTATCATAAAAAAGAGAACAAAGATCGGCGCTTATTGTTATCTGGAAAATGTTCTACTGGGAAGTGATATAGTATTAGAAGGATATAACATACTCAAAAATACTCAGATTAGTGAAAATGAACTGCTTAGCTTTCAGGAGATAAGGATAAATGACTAA
- the folB gene encoding dihydroneopterin aldolase, with translation MKIYLNEMVFYGYHGVKHEERVLGQRFIVNLIIETASETDSQIHHLHDTVDYTRIYDEVKHTMEKKQFHLLEDCANEILDAIFNNFDKVVAAEVKIKKPSVPINGSLGSVEIEMNRRR, from the coding sequence ATGAAAATATATTTAAATGAAATGGTATTTTACGGTTATCATGGAGTAAAGCATGAAGAGCGAGTCTTAGGGCAGCGCTTTATAGTCAATTTGATAATCGAGACAGCTTCGGAGACTGATAGTCAAATCCATCATTTGCACGATACAGTTGACTATACAAGGATATACGATGAAGTAAAACATACAATGGAGAAGAAGCAGTTTCATCTGCTGGAAGACTGTGCTAATGAGATCTTAGATGCGATCTTCAACAACTTTGATAAAGTTGTTGCAGCAGAAGTAAAAATCAAAAAACCTTCTGTTCCGATTAACGGTTCATTGGGTTCTGTGGAAATTGAGATGAACAGGAGAAGATAA
- the rfaE2 gene encoding D-glycero-beta-D-manno-heptose 1-phosphate adenylyltransferase, which yields MGMELTREKLRTVDVLEEMVRKLQKWNKKIVFTNGCFDIIHAGHIKYLYQAKSFGDVLIIGLNSDASVRRIKGEERPINKETDRALVLAALEVVDYIVIFEEDTPYELIKKLSPNVLVKGGDWLVKDIVGSEIVLASGGEVKSLPYYEGHSTTNILKKLKI from the coding sequence ATGGGAATGGAGCTAACTAGAGAAAAATTAAGAACCGTCGATGTACTCGAGGAGATGGTTCGTAAACTCCAAAAGTGGAATAAAAAAATTGTTTTTACTAATGGTTGTTTTGATATCATACATGCCGGTCATATCAAATATCTTTATCAAGCAAAGAGTTTTGGAGATGTACTAATCATTGGTTTAAACAGTGATGCTTCAGTACGTCGTATAAAAGGGGAAGAACGACCGATCAATAAAGAAACAGATCGTGCCCTTGTCTTAGCGGCTTTAGAGGTAGTTGATTATATAGTGATCTTTGAGGAAGATACACCTTACGAATTGATCAAGAAACTCTCTCCAAATGTTTTAGTAAAGGGTGGTGACTGGTTAGTCAAAGATATTGTCGGATCAGAAATCGTTTTAGCTTCAGGGGGTGAGGTGAAGAGTCTCCCCTATTATGAGGGACATTCAACAACTAATATATTAAAAAAGCTTAAAATATAG